The genome window TACAATGAATTCAAAGAAGGCTTCTTAGTGTTTGACCTAATTGAAACACAAATATGGAATAAAGCAGATAATGATTCTGTGGGACAGCAGGATTATTACGATCGTCATAAAGTCAACTATACCTGGAAACGCAGGTTAGATGTGGACCTCACTCAAAGTACATCAGAAGAAGTGGCCCAAGAGGTTAGAGAAATGTTGCAACAAGGGATAGCGACAGATTCCATCAAAGCCCGCCTTAATGTGGGTGATAAAACTAAAGTGATCATTTCTTCTGGAACCGTGGAAGAGACGTACAATAGATTACCAGACGACTTTGAAGTGCGATTAGGAGTTTCTAATATATATCATGCTGATGGAGACAGTTTTTATAAAGTCATACAAGTGAATGAAATCATAGCGTCTTCAGTTAAAACGCTAGAAGAAGCAAGAGGTAGAGTTATTAATGATTACAAGCAGGAACTAGAAAAAAATTGGATTGATGACCTCAGAAAAGGTCATCAAATAAAAGTCCATAAAAAAGTATTCAAAAAAGTAAAAGCTCAAATAAAAACACAACTTGATTAAAAAAACCATTTACATAGCACTTTTCATTTCGTTAGTTTCTTGTGAGTATTTAACAAAGGAGACCCCAGCAGATAATGTGGTAACTTTAGGCACACATTACTTAGATAAAGACGATATAGCGCGACTTTTACCACAAGGGTATACACGGCAAGACAGTGCTCAAATTGTAGACGCTTATATCAGTAAATGGGCAACAGATCATTTGTTAATGGACAATGCAATCGATAATATTTCACAAGAGAGACAGGCGCAACTGGATCAATTGATTGAAAATTATCAAATAGAATTATACGCCCAAGAATATTTAGGAGAACTAACCAAACAAAATCTAGACACACTCATCTCAGAAAAGGCAATTCTATCTTTCTATGAAAAACGCAAAGAGGACTTTAAATTAAATGAAGATTTAGTTCAGTTTAGGTATGTGCAATTGGATCCTCTTAACACTGATTTGCAAAAAATAACAAAGAGGTTCAATAAAGGCGATTTAAATTCGTTGAAAGAACTAGACAGTCTTAAGCTATCCTATCGCAATTACTTTTTAAACGATAGCATTTGGGTAAAAAAGAGTGCCCTTTTTGACGCTATGAACGTTATCAACGTGGCAAATGAAAAGTTATATATAAAAGAAAATAAAACGTGGAAGCTAGAAGATAGTCTTGGCGTATATTTGGTGCGATTTAATAAAGTGCTTAAACGCGGGGATCGCGCGCCTTTATCCTATGTAAAGCCTACTGTAAAACAGATTTTACTCAACAAGAGCAAACTTGCTTATATTAAAAAATTAGAAAAAGATTTATTAAATGACGCTATTAACAGTGATAAACTTCAAATCAATAACTAAATATCTAGCCATTATTATGGTTTTCGCTTTCGCGAAAGCGGTAACAGCACAAACTACAACCGAGCAAGATGTGGTAGCTATAGATAACAAGAACGTGCAAGAAACACTTGCTGCAATGGACAGTGTAAAGCCCAGTACAAAAAATAGATTTCTTATTGAAGGGGTTGCAGGGGTCATAGGCGACTACGTTATTTTAGGTTCTGATATCGTAAGTGCCAAAGCACAAGCAAAAAGAGAAGCAGGAATATCTGATATTTCCAGTTGTGAATTAATGGAAAGTTTACTTTCAGAAAAAATGTACGCACACCACGCTATTCAAGACAGCATAACTATTGGTGATAGAGAAATAGAAGGTAGAACGGAAGGTCAAATTCAATATTTTAAGAATGCCCTTCAAACCAATGATGATCAAAAGATCGCAGACTTCTATAAAAAGGACAACATTACTCAGGTGAGAGAAGCTTTGAATCGAGTAAATCGTGATGGGCTATTAGCACAGCGCATGCAAGAACGTATTACCGAGCAGGTTGAAATCACTCCAGAGGAGGTTCGCGAGTTTTATAAGTCCATTCCAGTGGAAGATTTACCTCTTTTTAATACAGAGGTAGAAATGGCTCAAATAGTAGTAATACCAGAGCCGGAGCAGGAAGAAATAAATCTAGTGATTAATAAACTTGCAGGATATAGAGCAGACGTGATGGATAATGGTGCTGATTTTGCAGCAAAAGCAACGCTCTATTCTGACGATACAGGAACCGAGCGTCAAGGCGGAGTTTTATCTCTTAAGAGGAATGACCCATTTGTAAAAGAATTTAAAGATCAAGCTTTTTCACTTCAAGAAGGTGAAATCAGCGAGCCTTTTGAAACCATGTTTGGTTGGCATATTCTTTATGTAGAGAAAATACGGGGGCAAATCAGAGATGTGAGACACATTTTATTAAAACCCTACATTTCTGTGGCACAAGTTG of Nonlabens sp. Ci31 contains these proteins:
- a CDS encoding peptidylprolyl isomerase, with product MTLLTVINFKSITKYLAIIMVFAFAKAVTAQTTTEQDVVAIDNKNVQETLAAMDSVKPSTKNRFLIEGVAGVIGDYVILGSDIVSAKAQAKREAGISDISSCELMESLLSEKMYAHHAIQDSITIGDREIEGRTEGQIQYFKNALQTNDDQKIADFYKKDNITQVREALNRVNRDGLLAQRMQERITEQVEITPEEVREFYKSIPVEDLPLFNTEVEMAQIVVIPEPEQEEINLVINKLAGYRADVMDNGADFAAKATLYSDDTGTERQGGVLSLKRNDPFVKEFKDQAFSLQEGEISEPFETMFGWHILYVEKIRGQIRDVRHILLKPYISVAQVEKSKTELNAMRDRIILDEISFGDAAKEISDEEKTAQNGGKIINPNTGTGRIEVTRLESDMASTLQFLEKGDLSGIIEETDPRMGSMSFKVVYIIDKIPDHKADYANDYLKIKDLALKDKQVKAINKWRNEKITDTYIKIGAEYKDCDILNAWN